CGCGGTGTTAGCGGTGTTGGTTGGGCGCCGACAAGCATCGGCTCAGGCCACGTACGGCTACCGACGAGTGGAGGTGCTTGCTGCACTGGCGAACGCAGTGATGGTGCTGGCGATCTCGGTGTGGATTGTCGTCGAGGCGGTGCGCCGCCTGCAGAGCCCGGCCGAAGTGCAGGGAAAAACGATGCTGATCATCGCGGTGATCGGCCTGGTGGCGAATGCGCTATCGGCGTGGGTTCTGCACCGGCACCGCAAATCCTCGATCAACGTGGAGGGCGCGTTCTTGCACGTGTTAGTGGATATGCTCGGCTCTGTCGCAGTAATCGTGGCCGGCATCGTGGTACTGACCACGGGGTTTGTGGCGGCGGACGTGATCGCCTCCCTAGCGATCGCGGCGATGGTGCTGCCGCGCGCCTGGCAGCTCATGCGGCTTTCGACGAGCGTGCTGCTCGAGCAAGTCCCGGCGGACTTCGACGCCAGTGCGATCGAGCCCGCGCTGCGGCAGGTCGAGGGCGTTGCTGACATCCACGACCTGCACCTGTGGAGCCTGGACGGCGTGAACGTGCTCACGACCGTGCATATCGTGCGCGACGGCACCGTCGGCACCGGCCCGCTGTTGGATGCCGCCCAGCAGGCCCTGCGCGAACACGGTATCGAGCACTCCACCATCCAGATTG
This is a stretch of genomic DNA from Corynebacterium accolens. It encodes these proteins:
- a CDS encoding cation diffusion facilitator family transporter — encoded protein: MAHEHHDHDHSSTPLRALLIALGITGTVFFAELIGGWLAGSMALMADAMHMLSDAAGLIIAVLAVLVGRRQASAQATYGYRRVEVLAALANAVMVLAISVWIVVEAVRRLQSPAEVQGKTMLIIAVIGLVANALSAWVLHRHRKSSINVEGAFLHVLVDMLGSVAVIVAGIVVLTTGFVAADVIASLAIAAMVLPRAWQLMRLSTSVLLEQVPADFDASAIEPALRQVEGVADIHDLHLWSLDGVNVLTTVHIVRDGTVGTGPLLDAAQQALREHGIEHSTIQIEHPEHESHETVC